The Vicia villosa cultivar HV-30 ecotype Madison, WI linkage group LG1, Vvil1.0, whole genome shotgun sequence genome includes a region encoding these proteins:
- the LOC131633002 gene encoding calcium uptake protein, mitochondrial-like translates to MFSWGRRFQQSLRHNIRPLCSQSQRTTSSSSSSTLSSFGGSRNDGDFEYFLRSITSGVAVVGSTLGFWYWSSLSSSGANDNNNSLHSFSDYASEDQFEPNYGNKSKFLFNDGFRRRVFFNYEKRIRLQSPPEKVYEYFASIRTAGGEIFMTPADLMRAVVPVFPPSESSRVREGFLRGEQIPGALQCDPSKFFMLFDTNNDGLISFPEYIFFVTLLSIPESSFSVAFKMFDIDNNGEIDREEFKKVMTLMRSQNRQGANHRDGRRLGVKISVENGGLLEHFFGKDGMNCLQHDKFVQFLRELHDEILQLEFSHYDHKKRGTISAKDFALSLVASADINHINKLLDRVDELDNKPHIRDKRITFEEFKAFAELRKKLQAFSLAIFSYGKVNGVLAKNDFQRAASQVCGIDITDNVVDIIFHVFDANRDGILSSNEFIRVVQRREESLSGYGIGGMLSCWLQCLASKC, encoded by the exons ATGTTTTCTTGGGGCAGAAGATTCCAACAGTCTTTAAGGCATAACATTAGGCCGTTGTGTAGCCAATCACAACGCACCACGTCATCGTCTTCGTCTTCTACATTGAGCTCTTTTGGTGGATCCAGAAATGATGGAGATTTTGAGTATTTTCTTAGATCAATAACTTCTGGAGTTGCGGTTGTTGGGTCTACATTAGGTTTTTGGTATTGGTCCTCTTTATCTTCTTCTGGTGCTAATGATAATAATAACTCTTTGCATTCTTTCTCCGATTATGCTAGTGAGGATCAGTTTGAACCAAACTATGGAAATAAATCTAAGTTCCTCTTCAATG ATGGTTTTAGGAGAAGAGTGTTTTTCAATTATGAAAAACGGATTCGCTTGCAAAGTCCACCAGAAAAG GTATACGAGTATTTTGCGTCAATTCGAACCGCTGGTGGTGAGATTTTTATGACACCTGCAGATTTGATGCGTGCTGTTGTTCCTGTCTTTCCTCCTTCTGAATCGAGCCGTGTTAGAGAGGGTTTTTTAAGAGGGGAGCAAATTCCCGGCGCGTTGCAATGTGATCCTTCTAAATTCTTTATGCTCTTTGACACGAATAATGATGGACTAATTTCTTTTCCAGA GTACATATTTTTTGTTACTCTTCTCAGTATACCAGAATCCAGCTTTTCGGTCGCGTTTAAAATGTTTGATATCGACAATAACGG AGAAATAGATAgggaagaattcaagaaagttaTGACCTTGATGCGATCACAAAACAGACAAGGGGCTAACCACAGAGACGGACGACGCCTCGGCGTTAAAATTTCAGTAGAAAACGGCGGTCTCTTGGAGCATTTTTTTGGCAAAGACGGAATGAACTGCCTGCAACATGACAAGTTTGTTCAATTCTTAAGAGAACTACATGATGAG ATCTTGCAATTAGAGTTTTCACATTATGATCACAAAAAAAGAGGAACCATTTCAGCCAAAGATTTCGCACTGTCCTTGGTTGCATCTGCAGATATCAATCACATAAACAAACTGCTGGATAGAGTCGACGAATTAGACAACAAGCCACACATAAGAGACAAAAGAATTACGTTCGAGGAGTTCAAAGCTTTCGCAGAATTGCGCAAGAAGTTGCAGGCCTTCTCTCTGGCCATATTCAGTTATGGAAAAGTTAATGGAGTGCTGGCAAAAAATGATTTTCAAAGAGCAGCATCTCAA GTTTGTGGCATAGATATTACAGATAATGTGGTTGACATAATATTTCATGTGTTTGATGCCAACCGTGATGGGATCTTAAGCTCAAACGAGTTTATTCGAGTTgtacaaagaagagaagagagtttATCGGGTTATGGCATTGGGGGTATGCTATCATGTTGGTTGCAGTGTTTAGCTAGTAAATGTTAA
- the LOC131633013 gene encoding protein ALP1-like, with amino-acid sequence MTFELKLQTITTTTSTTAMVAGKRQTKNKPDDQNRNNNLFALISDVTTTAQSFLSQNDLTLLPSQSLLLDSLISSTSHSLSTLLKPPHPLSLSSPQPQTSWFRRFISSTSISDSRWLDAFRMSNPSFFHLLDLLSPSITSSFPQISPDCALAAAVFRLAHGAGYTSVARRFGISPADACRAFFTVCKAVNDNLGNLFELRTDSNRVVEGFGFNTIPNCFGVLGLVGFGIEDEISGKNEFLMVQALVDAEGRFLDVSSGWPNSMKPETILRESKLFHDIEESRELLQGSSYKLSDGSLIPQYILGDSCFPLLPWLLTPYNRVNEEDSLSSAENAFNCAHSRAMGMFEDAFGRLRTRWQLLSDSRKWKRDCVEYLPFVIVTGCLLHNFLIKCNDPLLRDKGVSGVEKEGDFVASVGVVDESAVRIRDALALHLSRGSIKR; translated from the coding sequence ATGACATTTGAACTGAAATTACAAACAATCACTACCACCACCTCAACCACCGCCATGGTTGCCGGAAAACGCCAAACGAAGAACAAACCCGATGACCAAAACCGGAACAACAATCTCTTTGCATTAATCTCCGATGTCACAACCACCGCACAATCCTTCCTCTCACAAAACGACCTCACTCTCCTCCCTTCCCAATCTCTCCTCCTCGATTCCCTAATCTCATCAACTTCCCATTCTCTCTCTACCCTCCTCAAACCCCCACACCCACTTTCTCTCTCCTCACCCCAACCACAAACCTCCTGGTTCCGCCGTTTCATTTCCTCCACCTCCATCTCCGACTCACGCTGGCTCGACGCTTTCCGCATGTCGAACCCCTCTTTCTTCCACCTCCTCGATCTCCTCTCCCCTTCCATCACCTCTTCGTTCCCACAAATTTCCCCTGACTGTGCCCTAGCCGCCGCCGTTTTCAGATTAGCTCACGGCGCCGGCTACACTTCCGTTGCGCGACGGTTCGGAATTTCTCCGGCTGACGCTTGCCGTGCTTTTTTCACTGTCTGTAAAGCGGTTAACGATAATTTGGGGAATTTGTTCGAGCTACGCACTGATTCAAATAGGGTTGTGGAGGGTTTTGGGTTTAACACGATTCCCAATTGTTTTGGTGTTCTGGGTTTGGTTGGTTTTGGAATTGAAGATGAAATTTCGGgtaaaaatgagtttttgatgGTTCAAGCATTGGTTGATGCTGAAGGGAGATTCTTAGATGTTTCTTCTGGGTGGCCGAATTCAATGAAACCCGAAACAATTTTGCGAGAAAGTAAGCTTTTTCATGATATCGAGGAATCACGCGAATTGTTACAAGGATCATCTTATAAGCTAAGTGATGGAAGTTTGATTCCTCAGTATATTTTGGGAGATTCATGTTTTCCACTTTTGCCTTGGCTTTTAACACCTTATAATAGAGTGAATGAAGAAGATAGTCTTAGTTCAGCTGAAAATGCATTCAATTGTGCTCATAGTCGTGCAATGGGGATGTTTGAGGATGCTTTTGGGAGGCTTCGAACTCGGTGGCAGCTTCTATCGGATTCGAGGAAGTGGAAAAGAGACTGTGTTGAGTATTTGCCGTTTGTTATTGTTACTGGTTGTTTGTTGCATAATTTTCTTATTAAATGTAATGATCCTTTGCTGAGAGATAAAGGTGTGAGTGGTGTGGAAAAGGAAGGGGATTTTGTTGCTTCTGTGGGAGTTGTAGATGAGAGTGCAGTGAGGATAAGGGATGCACTTGCTTTGCATTTGAGTAGAGGGAGCATCAAAAGATGA